Proteins from one Candidatus Methylomirabilota bacterium genomic window:
- a CDS encoding Os1348 family NHLP clan protein — MSRYEVNVLLYRLKKDQAFRARFRDDARAALAAAELTDEEREAFVRWDSRRLNELGGSLHLLISIPGHGGH, encoded by the coding sequence ATGAGCCGCTACGAGGTCAACGTCCTCCTCTACCGCCTGAAGAAGGACCAGGCCTTCCGGGCCCGCTTCCGCGACGACGCGCGCGCCGCGCTCGCCGCCGCCGAGCTCACCGACGAAGAGCGGGAGGCGTTTGTCCGCTGGGACTCGCGGCGGCTGAACGAGCTCGGCGGCTCGCTCCACCTGCTAATCTCCATCCCCGGGCACGGCGGGCACTGA
- a CDS encoding VOC family protein, whose product MNSPIGLKRLQHLVLWVSNVDRSVRFYEDVLGFEVKRRYPNAAFMKIPGSADDHNLGLFEQPGAPRPDEGVARMYHSAWEVGEITDLVRARLRLAEAGALVGQSDHGVSLSLYAKDPDGLEFEIFWTVPGGTSVGTRALDLEAEVARWTTQGV is encoded by the coding sequence ATGAACAGCCCCATCGGTCTCAAGCGGCTGCAGCACCTGGTCCTGTGGGTGTCCAACGTCGATCGGAGCGTCCGGTTCTACGAGGACGTCTTGGGCTTCGAGGTGAAGCGCCGGTACCCCAACGCGGCCTTCATGAAGATTCCCGGCAGCGCCGACGACCACAACCTCGGTCTCTTCGAGCAGCCGGGGGCTCCGAGGCCCGACGAGGGCGTGGCACGTATGTACCATTCGGCGTGGGAGGTCGGCGAGATCACCGATCTGGTCCGGGCGCGGCTGCGACTCGCCGAGGCGGGCGCGCTCGTCGGCCAGTCGGATCACGGCGTGAGCCTGTCGCTGTACGCCAAGGATCCCGACGGCCTCGAGTTCGAGATCTTCTGGACGGTACCGGGAGGCACTTCTGTCGGGACCAGGGCGCTGGACCTCGAAGCCGAGGTCGCCCGCTGGACTACCCAAGGCGTTTGA
- a CDS encoding amidohydrolase family protein, with product MSYDLVIKNGWVVDGSGLPRYRADVGVKGGRIASIGRIRESAREVIDAEGQVVSPGFVDGHTHMDAQVFWDPLGTSSCWHGITSVVMGNCGFTLAPCAKADRNLVIRNLQRAEDISAEAMEAGIEWTWTTFAEFLDAVEALPKGINYSGYLGHSALRTYVMGERAFDQPATEDDLKAMEKELRSALTAGAMGFTTSRSTSHETPDHRPVASRVAAWDEVRRLVGAMGEMNAGIFEIAGESVDRELGHPGLKDYQRRLRELAVETGRPLTFGLFSRRDAPDIWRTYAALLDETADAGGRMFAQVHSRWLSAILSFKTQLPFDRLPVWKELRALPLAEQKQRLRDPELRRRLVEAARERDSRKALGTEARPPIYDWLFVMDTVEGPHRSVAEVARQRGVDPVEAMIDVALEKDLDLFFLQPIANENQDHALELIKHPRTVVTFSDSGAHVSQLMDASLQSHLLSHWVRAKQALTLEQAVRMLTFDTATQWGLMDRGLVREGFAADFVVFDPATIGAEMPEVVNDLPAGAKRLTQRCRGIAATVVNGEVLLRDGKHTGALPGRLLRGPLAGRN from the coding sequence ATGTCCTATGACCTTGTGATCAAGAACGGCTGGGTGGTGGACGGCTCCGGACTGCCCCGGTACCGCGCCGACGTCGGCGTGAAGGGCGGCCGCATCGCCAGCATCGGCCGCATCCGGGAGTCGGCGCGCGAGGTCATCGACGCCGAGGGCCAGGTCGTGTCCCCCGGCTTCGTGGATGGGCACACGCACATGGACGCCCAGGTCTTCTGGGACCCGCTCGGCACCTCGTCCTGCTGGCACGGGATTACCAGCGTCGTCATGGGCAACTGCGGCTTCACCCTCGCCCCCTGCGCCAAGGCCGACCGCAACCTGGTCATCCGCAACCTCCAGCGCGCCGAGGACATCTCCGCGGAGGCGATGGAGGCGGGCATCGAATGGACGTGGACCACGTTCGCCGAGTTCCTCGACGCCGTCGAGGCCCTGCCCAAGGGCATCAACTACTCGGGGTACCTCGGCCATTCCGCCCTGCGCACCTACGTGATGGGCGAGCGCGCCTTCGACCAGCCGGCCACCGAGGATGACCTCAAGGCGATGGAGAAGGAGCTGCGGAGCGCCCTCACCGCCGGCGCCATGGGCTTCACGACTTCGCGGTCAACCAGCCACGAGACCCCAGACCACCGTCCCGTCGCGAGCCGCGTCGCCGCGTGGGACGAGGTTCGCCGCCTCGTCGGCGCGATGGGCGAGATGAACGCGGGCATCTTCGAGATCGCGGGCGAAAGCGTGGACCGCGAGCTGGGCCACCCCGGCCTCAAGGACTACCAGCGCCGGCTGCGCGAGCTGGCGGTCGAGACGGGGCGCCCGCTTACCTTCGGCCTCTTCAGCCGGAGGGACGCGCCCGATATCTGGCGGACGTACGCCGCGCTGCTCGATGAGACCGCCGACGCCGGCGGCCGCATGTTCGCCCAGGTGCACAGCCGCTGGCTCTCCGCGATCCTCTCCTTCAAGACCCAGCTGCCGTTCGACCGCCTGCCGGTGTGGAAGGAGCTGCGGGCGCTCCCGCTCGCCGAGCAGAAGCAGCGGCTCCGCGATCCGGAGCTGCGCCGCCGCCTGGTCGAGGCCGCGCGCGAGCGCGACAGCCGCAAAGCCCTCGGAACCGAGGCGCGGCCGCCCATCTACGACTGGCTCTTCGTCATGGACACGGTCGAGGGACCGCACCGCTCAGTGGCGGAGGTCGCGCGCCAGCGCGGGGTGGATCCGGTCGAGGCCATGATCGACGTCGCCCTCGAGAAGGATCTCGACCTCTTCTTCCTCCAGCCCATCGCCAACGAGAACCAGGACCACGCGCTCGAGCTGATCAAGCACCCGCGCACGGTCGTGACCTTCTCGGACTCGGGTGCTCACGTCTCGCAGCTCATGGACGCCTCGCTCCAGTCGCATCTCCTCAGCCACTGGGTGCGCGCGAAGCAGGCGCTGACGCTCGAGCAGGCGGTGCGCATGCTGACGTTCGACACGGCGACTCAGTGGGGCTTGATGGATCGGGGCCTCGTGCGTGAAGGCTTCGCCGCAGACTTCGTCGTCTTCGACCCGGCCACGATCGGCGCCGAGATGCCCGAGGTGGTCAACGATCTGCCCGCCGGTGCGAAGCGCCTGACCCAGCGCTGCCGCGGCATCGCCGCCACCGTGGTGAACGGCGAGGTCCTGCTGCGCGACGGCAAGCACACGGGCGCCCTGCCGGGGCGCCTCCTTCGCGGGCCTCTCGCCGGGAGGAACTGA
- a CDS encoding HAD family hydrolase translates to MTYRIVRGLTLAALLVVFGQAHAQTDPLPSWNDGPAKKAITEFVQATTDKASPKFVAPEARIATFDQDGTLWVEQPMYPQVIYCLERVPAVVARKPELKNVEPFKTVLSGDGAAIAKILFSDLEKILQATLTGMTVEEFKAEVTQWLATAKHPRWKRPYTELTYQPMQEVLRYLRTNGYKTYIVTGGGQDFVRVFADQVYGIPPEQVVGSTSGTKYAYDKSGRPFLTKEPKLLLNDNFAGKPEGIHLMIGRRPYAAFGNSTGDRQMLEYTQAGDGARLVMLVHHDDAQREYAYGPHSKVGTFSDALMAEAKKKGWVVISMKNDWKRIFAFE, encoded by the coding sequence GTGACATACCGAATAGTCCGCGGTCTGACGCTGGCTGCTCTTCTAGTCGTCTTCGGCCAGGCGCATGCCCAGACCGATCCGCTGCCGTCCTGGAACGACGGGCCGGCCAAGAAGGCGATCACGGAGTTCGTGCAGGCCACCACGGACAAGGCGAGCCCGAAGTTCGTCGCGCCGGAAGCGCGGATCGCCACCTTCGATCAGGACGGCACGCTGTGGGTCGAGCAGCCGATGTACCCGCAGGTGATCTACTGCCTGGAACGGGTGCCGGCGGTGGTGGCCAGGAAGCCCGAATTGAAGAACGTGGAGCCCTTCAAGACGGTGCTGTCCGGCGACGGCGCAGCCATCGCGAAGATCTTGTTTTCCGATCTCGAAAAGATCCTCCAAGCGACTCTGACCGGCATGACAGTGGAGGAGTTCAAGGCCGAGGTGACACAGTGGCTGGCGACCGCCAAGCACCCGCGCTGGAAGCGGCCGTACACCGAGCTGACGTACCAGCCGATGCAGGAGGTGCTGCGCTACCTGCGCACCAACGGCTACAAGACCTACATCGTGACCGGCGGCGGCCAGGATTTCGTGCGCGTATTCGCCGACCAGGTCTACGGCATCCCGCCCGAGCAGGTGGTCGGCAGCACGAGCGGGACGAAGTACGCCTATGACAAGAGCGGGCGGCCGTTTCTGACCAAAGAGCCGAAGCTGCTGCTGAACGACAACTTTGCCGGCAAGCCCGAGGGCATCCACCTGATGATCGGGCGCCGGCCGTACGCGGCCTTCGGCAACTCGACCGGCGACCGCCAGATGCTGGAGTATACCCAGGCGGGCGACGGCGCGAGGCTCGTGATGCTGGTTCATCACGATGATGCCCAGCGCGAGTACGCCTACGGACCCCACAGCAAGGTCGGCACCTTCTCCGACGCGCTGATGGCCGAGGCGAAGAAGAAGGGTTGGGTCGTCATCAGCATGAAGAATGACTGGAAGCGGATCTTTGCATTTGAATAA
- a CDS encoding Lin0512 family protein — protein sequence MTAKASVLEFGMGVDVHGRDATKAACRAVSDAIRHSSLPLLHDVRERGGKMLVDVTVAVPDPGSVNIDTVRRELPHGEVTVHAVSGGLRVPGADTIIACAAITVSIEYPEASR from the coding sequence GTGACGGCAAAAGCGTCTGTCCTCGAGTTCGGCATGGGCGTGGACGTTCACGGTCGGGACGCCACGAAGGCCGCCTGCCGCGCGGTATCGGACGCGATCCGGCATTCGAGCTTGCCGCTGCTCCATGATGTCCGGGAGCGCGGCGGGAAGATGCTGGTTGACGTCACCGTTGCGGTCCCCGACCCGGGGTCCGTCAATATCGATACAGTCCGGCGCGAGCTTCCTCACGGCGAAGTCACTGTCCACGCGGTGAGCGGAGGTCTGCGCGTGCCCGGCGCGGACACGATTATCGCGTGCGCGGCCATCACCGTCAGCATCGAGTACCCGGAGGCGTCAAGATGA
- a CDS encoding CoA transferase: MAPAAAKPLDDSLPLSGLLILDLTRVLAGPYCTRLLADMGARVIKIERPGTGEETRHNPHQLEPGRDDQSTYFTRVNAGKESVAVDLSHAEGRRVVLDLARHADVFIENFTPGVVARLGCDYDAVRLVKPDIVYCSISGFGQTGPWRLRPAFAHTINAMSGLMHLEQGDEPNPRASNLQAADMLAATHAATAVLGALWRRARTGRGAHLDVSMLEALVASDSVTFGAVLNGGQEHGNPRPGMVVHKIGHRYLAFQVVGGPELWPRLLKVMERPELTNDARFATADARRANWRALREVIGRWLDNFASVDAAIDVLTKARLPCAPVLRPAEVIAAPQLAERKFFPALSHPARGDVRVTASPYHLDGKPVHPQGPAPHRVGQHTRDVLANLLGYDEERIAALLASRAVEAP, from the coding sequence ATGGCGCCGGCGGCGGCGAAGCCTCTCGACGATTCGCTCCCGCTGAGCGGCCTGCTGATCCTCGACCTCACCCGCGTCCTCGCGGGCCCGTACTGCACGCGCCTGCTGGCCGACATGGGCGCGCGCGTCATCAAGATCGAGCGACCGGGCACCGGCGAGGAGACGCGCCACAACCCGCACCAGCTCGAGCCCGGCCGCGACGACCAGAGCACGTATTTCACGCGCGTCAACGCGGGCAAGGAGAGCGTGGCGGTCGACCTGTCCCACGCCGAGGGCCGCCGCGTGGTGCTCGACCTCGCCCGTCACGCCGATGTCTTCATCGAAAACTTCACGCCGGGTGTGGTCGCCCGCCTCGGCTGCGACTACGACGCGGTCCGCCTGGTGAAGCCCGACATCGTCTACTGCTCCATCTCCGGCTTCGGGCAGACGGGCCCGTGGCGGCTCCGCCCGGCCTTCGCCCACACCATCAACGCCATGTCCGGGCTCATGCACCTCGAGCAGGGCGACGAGCCGAACCCGCGGGCCTCGAACCTCCAGGCCGCCGACATGCTGGCCGCGACCCATGCCGCCACCGCCGTCCTGGGCGCGCTCTGGCGGCGGGCGCGCACGGGACGCGGCGCGCATCTGGACGTCTCCATGCTCGAGGCCCTCGTGGCTTCGGACAGCGTGACCTTCGGGGCCGTTCTCAATGGCGGCCAGGAGCACGGCAATCCGCGGCCCGGCATGGTGGTCCACAAGATCGGTCACCGCTACCTGGCGTTCCAGGTCGTGGGCGGGCCCGAACTCTGGCCGAGGCTGCTCAAGGTGATGGAGCGCCCGGAGCTGACGAACGATGCGCGTTTCGCGACGGCGGATGCGCGGCGGGCGAATTGGCGCGCGCTCCGTGAGGTAATCGGCCGGTGGCTCGACAACTTTGCGAGCGTGGACGCGGCGATCGACGTGCTCACCAAGGCGCGGCTACCCTGCGCGCCGGTCCTGCGCCCGGCCGAGGTCATCGCGGCGCCCCAGTTGGCCGAGCGTAAGTTCTTCCCGGCGCTGTCGCATCCGGCCCGCGGGGACGTGCGCGTGACGGCCAGTCCCTACCACCTCGACGGCAAGCCGGTCCACCCGCAGGGCCCCGCCCCGCATCGCGTGGGCCAGCATACCCGCGACGTACTCGCGAATCTCCTCGGCTACGACGAGGAGCGGATCGCCGCGCTCCTGGCTTCCCGCGCCGTCGAAGCGCCCTAG
- a CDS encoding M20/M25/M40 family metallo-hydrolase, translating into MTDPKNLETEATELLCALIRNACVNDGTPESGHEERNADALESYFAGSGLSFERHAAGPGRVSLITRIDGSDPKAPTLLLMGHTDVVPVNPSGWERDPFGAEVVDGIVWGRGATDMLNITSTMAVATRRLAKSGFKPRGTLIYLAVADEEAGSVYGASYLTREKFDAVKADYVITESGGVPIPAPSGIKLPVTVGEKGVNWRRLVVKGTPGHGSMPFRTDNALVTAAEVVRRVAVYQPKAKILDEWRRYVAELELPKELEAALTDPKRVLEAVRTLEPLGLARIAHACTHTTFSPNVVHGGSKINVIPDRIAIDIDIRALPGVSPLDVDAMLKEALGDLASRVEIDAPRGQEGSTTSLDTPLGEALARVTQALVPGSKIIPRLTGGATDARYFRWKGVPSYGFALHSRRIPYTDYPLMFHGNNERIDTESLRLSATMWEALCRDFLA; encoded by the coding sequence GTGACCGACCCGAAGAATCTCGAGACCGAAGCGACGGAGTTGCTGTGCGCCCTCATCAGGAACGCCTGCGTGAACGACGGCACGCCGGAGTCGGGTCACGAGGAGCGCAACGCCGACGCGCTCGAATCGTATTTCGCGGGCTCGGGCCTCTCCTTCGAGCGCCACGCGGCCGGGCCCGGTAGGGTCAGCCTCATAACTCGAATAGACGGCAGCGACCCGAAAGCTCCCACGCTCCTCCTCATGGGCCACACCGACGTGGTGCCCGTCAACCCATCCGGCTGGGAGCGCGATCCGTTCGGCGCCGAGGTGGTGGACGGGATCGTCTGGGGCCGCGGGGCTACCGACATGCTCAACATCACGTCCACGATGGCCGTGGCCACGCGGCGGCTGGCCAAGAGCGGCTTCAAGCCGCGCGGGACGCTGATCTACCTCGCCGTCGCCGATGAGGAAGCCGGCAGCGTCTACGGCGCCAGCTACCTGACCCGCGAGAAGTTCGACGCGGTCAAGGCCGACTACGTGATCACCGAGAGCGGCGGCGTTCCCATCCCCGCGCCCTCGGGCATCAAGCTGCCGGTGACCGTCGGCGAGAAGGGCGTCAACTGGCGGCGGCTCGTGGTCAAGGGCACGCCCGGCCACGGCTCGATGCCCTTCCGCACGGACAACGCCCTCGTCACGGCGGCCGAGGTGGTGCGCCGGGTAGCCGTCTACCAGCCCAAGGCGAAGATCCTCGACGAGTGGCGGCGCTACGTGGCCGAGCTGGAGCTGCCGAAGGAGCTCGAGGCGGCGCTGACCGATCCCAAACGCGTGCTGGAGGCCGTGCGCACGCTCGAGCCGTTGGGGCTCGCGCGAATTGCGCACGCGTGCACCCACACGACCTTCTCGCCGAATGTCGTGCACGGCGGGTCCAAGATCAACGTCATCCCCGACCGCATCGCGATCGACATCGACATCCGCGCGCTTCCCGGGGTGAGCCCGCTCGACGTGGACGCCATGCTGAAGGAGGCGCTGGGCGATCTCGCCTCGCGTGTGGAGATCGATGCTCCACGCGGCCAGGAAGGATCGACGACCTCGCTCGACACGCCGCTCGGCGAGGCGCTCGCCCGGGTGACGCAGGCGCTCGTGCCCGGCAGCAAGATCATCCCGCGCCTCACCGGCGGCGCCACCGACGCGCGGTACTTCCGCTGGAAGGGTGTGCCGTCCTACGGCTTCGCCCTGCACTCCCGCCGCATTCCCTACACCGACTACCCGCTCATGTTCCACGGCAACAATGAGCGCATCGACACGGAGAGCCTCCGCCTGTCGGCCACCATGTGGGAAGCGCTCTGCCGAGACTTCCTGGCCTGA
- a CDS encoding fumarylacetoacetate hydrolase family protein gives MKLLFFDDFKLGVLKGGAVFDVSHAVRGIPHSGPHDLISALIARFDEHKEHLEGAAARAESVPLHKVRIRPPLPKPCNIVCMAVNYMEDGTRAEPAPINAFHKSPLSVIGDGETMVLPDVPATIFEGEAEVAVIIGKRASNVRASEAMDYVFGYTNFIDGSARGLLPAGNTFYQMKSRETFAPMGPYLVTADEVPDPRSLQIRLWVNGELKQNFNTSDMAHKIPRCIEWVSAIHPLEPGDVLATGTNHRGLSAFQDGDQIELETDGLGRLRLHVRDDLKRTWARETRLDRQEKKLEGTTPQLTGKHAPAR, from the coding sequence GTGAAGCTCCTCTTCTTCGACGACTTCAAGCTCGGCGTCCTCAAGGGAGGCGCGGTCTTCGACGTGTCGCACGCCGTCCGGGGCATCCCGCACAGCGGGCCGCACGACCTGATCAGCGCGCTGATCGCGCGGTTCGACGAGCACAAGGAGCATCTCGAGGGCGCGGCCGCCCGGGCGGAGAGCGTGCCGCTCCACAAGGTCAGGATCCGCCCTCCCCTGCCCAAGCCCTGCAACATCGTCTGCATGGCGGTGAACTACATGGAGGACGGGACCCGCGCGGAGCCCGCCCCCATCAACGCCTTCCACAAGTCGCCCCTCAGCGTGATCGGCGACGGCGAGACCATGGTCTTGCCCGACGTCCCCGCCACCATCTTCGAGGGCGAGGCGGAGGTGGCGGTGATCATCGGCAAGCGGGCGTCCAACGTGCGGGCCTCAGAGGCCATGGACTACGTCTTCGGGTACACGAACTTCATCGACGGCTCGGCCAGGGGCCTGCTCCCCGCCGGCAACACCTTCTACCAGATGAAGTCGCGAGAGACGTTCGCCCCGATGGGCCCGTACCTGGTCACCGCCGACGAGGTGCCCGACCCGCGCAGCCTCCAGATCCGGCTCTGGGTCAATGGGGAGCTCAAGCAGAACTTCAACACCAGCGACATGGCCCACAAGATCCCCCGGTGCATCGAGTGGGTCAGCGCCATCCATCCGCTCGAGCCCGGTGACGTGCTCGCGACGGGCACCAACCACCGGGGGCTCAGCGCCTTCCAGGACGGCGATCAGATCGAGCTGGAGACGGACGGGCTGGGCCGGCTGCGCCTGCACGTGCGCGACGACCTGAAGCGCACCTGGGCCAGGGAGACACGGCTCGACCGGCAGGAGAAGAAACTCGAAGGGACC
- a CDS encoding ABC transporter substrate-binding protein, which produces MTGYDRWRRVRYAAMAIRVGALVLVAFLPALASFVSGPVGDAQAQHQPAGKVYRIGFLRQGPPPKAWVEALQQGLRERGYVEGRNLVWEFRSTDGSLDQLPQFAEELVRLKVDLILASAASAAVAAMGATSSVPIVFAGVYNPDKIGLVQSLRYPGGNITGVAIAVDAAEMTGKRLQLLTELVPTLKRVAILSHPPHPTNAMQFQGAGAAARALGVQLVEVPVRGGDDFDAALKALRGIDGLLHVDTPLFTTHRARFVKAAASTRLPAIYALKEFVEVGGLMSYGVDVVDVYRRAAPYVDKILKGAKPADLPVEQPTKFELVINKRTVNALGLAIPPSFLVRVDQIVE; this is translated from the coding sequence ATGACTGGCTACGATCGCTGGCGCCGGGTCCGCTACGCAGCAATGGCGATACGCGTTGGTGCGCTCGTCCTTGTGGCGTTCCTGCCCGCTCTCGCCAGTTTCGTTTCCGGGCCTGTCGGCGATGCACAAGCGCAGCACCAGCCTGCCGGGAAGGTCTACCGGATCGGCTTTTTGCGTCAGGGTCCGCCACCCAAGGCCTGGGTTGAGGCGCTTCAGCAGGGTCTACGAGAACGAGGATACGTCGAGGGTCGGAACCTAGTTTGGGAATTTCGGTCGACCGACGGCAGCCTGGACCAACTTCCGCAATTCGCCGAGGAGTTGGTGCGATTGAAGGTGGATCTCATCCTGGCTTCAGCTGCGTCAGCCGCGGTGGCCGCCATGGGCGCGACGTCTTCGGTGCCTATCGTGTTTGCGGGCGTCTACAACCCGGATAAGATCGGCCTCGTCCAGAGCCTGAGATATCCGGGGGGCAACATCACGGGAGTCGCCATCGCCGTCGATGCTGCGGAAATGACCGGTAAGCGCCTGCAGCTGCTTACGGAGCTCGTTCCGACGCTCAAGCGAGTCGCGATCCTGTCGCATCCGCCCCATCCGACCAACGCCATGCAGTTTCAGGGGGCGGGCGCCGCAGCACGCGCACTGGGCGTGCAGCTTGTGGAGGTCCCAGTGCGGGGCGGGGACGATTTCGATGCCGCCCTCAAGGCACTACGCGGCATCGACGGTCTGCTGCACGTCGACACTCCACTTTTCACGACGCACCGGGCTCGATTCGTAAAGGCGGCAGCAAGCACCCGACTGCCCGCGATCTATGCGCTCAAGGAATTCGTCGAAGTTGGAGGTCTCATGTCGTACGGTGTGGATGTTGTGGATGTGTACCGCCGTGCGGCGCCCTACGTGGACAAGATCCTGAAGGGCGCGAAGCCTGCTGACCTGCCTGTCGAGCAACCTACGAAGTTCGAGTTGGTGATCAACAAGAGGACGGTTAATGCTCTCGGCTTGGCGATCCCGCCGTCATTCCTGGTGCGAGTCGATCAGATCGTCGAATGA
- a CDS encoding LLM class flavin-dependent oxidoreductase: protein MDIGVFDHLDRRDVPLAEFYESRLRLLERYDAAGFYSYHLAEHHATPLGLAPSPGIFLAAATQRTRRIRLGPCVYCLPLYDPLRLIEEVCMLDQLSRGRFDFGVGRGIVPYEMAYFNLHHLETEEIYQEALEVILQGLQSEVLDHRGNRYTYRKVPMILRPFQQPHPPLWYGLSHAAGAEWAATNRVHVLTNGPSEVSAPLFDRYREVWERKHGGAAMPKLGISRHIVVAPTDAQAEALARPSYATWYANLTKLWRDFGSIPIRFARDFDEARQRGVAIAGTPARVREEIERQVAASRCTYFVCRLMFGEMSETEAAASIGLFSNEVMPYLTALVPPGGGA, encoded by the coding sequence ATGGATATAGGCGTTTTCGACCATCTCGATCGGCGGGACGTGCCGCTCGCCGAGTTCTACGAGAGCCGGCTGCGCCTGCTCGAGAGGTACGACGCGGCCGGCTTCTACTCCTACCACTTGGCCGAGCACCACGCGACTCCACTGGGGCTGGCGCCCTCTCCGGGCATCTTCCTCGCGGCCGCCACACAGCGCACCCGGCGCATCCGGCTCGGGCCCTGCGTGTACTGCCTGCCGCTCTACGACCCGCTCCGGCTGATCGAAGAGGTCTGCATGCTGGACCAGCTCTCGCGGGGGCGCTTCGACTTCGGCGTGGGACGCGGGATTGTCCCCTACGAGATGGCGTACTTCAATCTGCACCACCTCGAGACCGAGGAGATCTACCAGGAGGCGCTCGAGGTCATCCTGCAGGGGCTCCAGAGCGAGGTGCTCGACCACCGGGGCAATCGCTACACATACCGGAAAGTCCCCATGATCCTCCGGCCCTTCCAGCAGCCGCACCCGCCGCTCTGGTACGGCCTGAGCCATGCCGCCGGCGCGGAGTGGGCGGCGACCAACCGCGTCCACGTCCTCACCAACGGCCCGAGCGAGGTGTCGGCGCCGCTCTTCGACCGCTACCGCGAGGTCTGGGAGCGCAAGCACGGCGGCGCAGCCATGCCCAAGCTCGGCATCTCGCGCCACATCGTCGTCGCGCCCACCGACGCGCAGGCCGAGGCGCTGGCGCGGCCGAGCTACGCCACGTGGTACGCGAACCTAACCAAGCTCTGGCGCGACTTCGGCTCGATCCCCATCCGCTTCGCCCGGGACTTCGACGAGGCGCGCCAGCGCGGCGTCGCCATCGCGGGCACCCCCGCGCGGGTGCGCGAGGAGATCGAGCGCCAGGTCGCCGCGAGCCGCTGTACCTACTTCGTCTGCCGGCTGATGTTCGGCGAGATGAGCGAGACCGAGGCCGCGGCGTCCATCGGCCTCTTCAGCAACGAGGTCATGCCGTATCTCACCGCGCTGGTTCCGCCTGGAGGTGGAGCGTGA
- a CDS encoding nitronate monooxygenase translates to MVTKTRSNLHTPLCDLLGIRYPICQAGMAFVARSSLAAAVSAAGGLGVIAAAHGTPAHLRDEIRRVRDLTDKPFGVDVLFATIRIAGDEVEQFTDQVKGWTDVTLEERVPVLIAGLGNPGPVTAEAHRLGIKVMALCGNVKQARDHAANGVDAVIAQGHEAGGHTGRIGGMVLIPAVVDAVAPTPVVAAGGVADGRGLAAALALGAVGVWMGTRFIATHEAYGHDNYKKKIVAIDEEGTVVHRGATGKPCRAIRNDFTREWEKRTAEILPFPLQAQRVGFPAAIRAREEGDIENGHAACGQSAGLISEIVPARELIERMIAEAEAALQFGVRS, encoded by the coding sequence ATGGTCACGAAGACACGCAGCAACCTCCACACGCCGCTCTGCGACCTCCTCGGCATCCGCTATCCCATCTGCCAGGCGGGCATGGCCTTCGTCGCCCGCTCCTCCCTGGCGGCGGCCGTCTCCGCGGCCGGCGGGCTCGGCGTCATCGCCGCGGCCCACGGCACCCCCGCACATCTGCGCGATGAGATCCGCCGCGTGCGCGATCTCACCGACAAGCCCTTCGGCGTGGACGTCCTCTTCGCGACCATCCGCATAGCCGGTGACGAGGTGGAGCAATTCACCGACCAGGTCAAAGGGTGGACAGACGTGACGCTCGAGGAGCGGGTGCCGGTGCTCATCGCCGGGCTCGGCAATCCCGGCCCCGTCACGGCCGAGGCCCACCGCCTCGGCATCAAGGTCATGGCCCTCTGCGGCAACGTCAAGCAGGCGCGTGACCACGCCGCCAACGGCGTGGACGCCGTCATCGCGCAAGGGCACGAGGCCGGAGGGCATACGGGCCGCATCGGCGGGATGGTGCTGATCCCCGCGGTGGTGGACGCGGTGGCACCGACGCCGGTGGTCGCAGCCGGCGGTGTCGCCGACGGGCGCGGGCTTGCCGCCGCGCTGGCGCTGGGCGCCGTCGGCGTCTGGATGGGCACGCGCTTCATCGCCACCCACGAAGCCTACGGCCACGACAACTACAAGAAAAAGATCGTCGCCATCGACGAGGAAGGCACGGTGGTCCATCGCGGCGCCACCGGCAAGCCCTGCCGCGCGATCCGCAACGACTTCACGCGCGAGTGGGAGAAGCGCACGGCCGAGATCCTGCCCTTCCCGCTCCAGGCGCAGCGTGTGGGCTTCCCCGCCGCCATCCGGGCGCGCGAGGAGGGCGACATCGAGAACGGCCACGCCGCCTGCGGCCAGAGCGCGGGGCTCATCAGCGAGATCGTGCCCGCGCGCGAGCTGATCGAACGCATGATCGCCGAGGCCGAGGCCGCGCTTCAGTTCGGGGTCAGGTCTTGA
- a CDS encoding putative quinol monooxygenase, with product MLAIWVKARIKPGERQRFLKAIEVDALGSEGDEPGCLRFNVLQDAQDENVYYFYEVYKDEAALEAHRATPHYAVWKAVADTLDGPTEPTRCGTVFPAARAYWGK from the coding sequence ATGCTGGCGATCTGGGTGAAGGCGCGCATCAAGCCGGGGGAGCGGCAGCGCTTCCTGAAGGCGATCGAAGTGGACGCGCTCGGTTCCGAGGGGGACGAGCCTGGGTGCCTGCGCTTCAACGTCCTCCAGGACGCGCAGGATGAGAACGTCTACTACTTCTACGAGGTCTACAAGGACGAGGCCGCGCTCGAAGCCCATCGCGCCACGCCGCACTACGCGGTCTGGAAGGCCGTCGCCGACACGCTGGACGGGCCGACCGAGCCGACCCGCTGCGGGACCGTGTTCCCGGCGGCGCGCGCGTACTGGGGCAAGTAA